A region from the Aliarcobacter thereius LMG 24486 genome encodes:
- the grpE gene encoding nucleotide exchange factor GrpE: MSEKIEEKIEEQVEQEIEKSENCCENKECEEKKEESSEDIIAKLQEELKQSEEKFLRVHADFENIKKRLEKEKFMAIDYASEKFAKDILTPLDTLEMALKSSEADIKAEELLPKIKEGIELTIKSFLSTFEKHGVSKVETDGEFDPNFHNAVMQVDSENHKTGEIVAELQKGYVLKDRLLRPAMVSIAN, from the coding sequence TTGAGTGAGAAAATAGAAGAAAAAATAGAAGAACAAGTAGAACAAGAGATTGAGAAATCTGAAAATTGTTGTGAAAATAAAGAGTGTGAAGAGAAAAAAGAGGAGAGTTCTGAAGATATTATTGCAAAACTTCAAGAAGAACTAAAGCAAAGTGAAGAGAAGTTTTTAAGAGTTCATGCTGATTTTGAGAATATCAAAAAAAGATTAGAAAAAGAGAAATTTATGGCAATAGATTATGCAAGTGAAAAGTTTGCAAAAGATATTTTAACACCATTAGATACTCTTGAAATGGCTCTTAAATCTTCAGAAGCTGATATTAAAGCAGAAGAGTTACTTCCAAAAATAAAAGAGGGAATAGAGCTTACAATTAAAAGTTTTTTAAGCACTTTTGAAAAACATGGAGTAAGTAAAGTAGAAACAGATGGCGAATTTGATCCAAACTTTCATAATGCTGTTATGCAAGTAGATAGCGAAAATCACAAAACAGGTGAAATTGTAGCTGAGTTACAAAAAGGTTATGTTTTAAAAGATAGGCTTTTAAGACCTGCAATGGTTAGTATAGCAAACTAA
- a CDS encoding heat-shock protein, whose protein sequence is MIDKKEFLLQSIIKAYIEHLEPIGSKELKSMYDLEYSTATIRGYFKKLGDEGFLAQEHVSSGRTPTNEALKQYWIGRLNFKLKGINIKALEHFAKNIGLTIFLQKERSDILENIINVESRYIILEFTNFAVSIKYSQALYKFLSDFLQISLDEILKISKDVGAYELYNAIKQSLQNDFEIFNYKEFLNLALNYDFDEFTINRFLKGNIMEDLKEGLYFDGLLPQNYIGICKFCKINNEDYKMFIVGELSKDYEYFFEQITNF, encoded by the coding sequence ATGATAGATAAAAAAGAGTTTTTACTACAATCTATAATAAAAGCATATATTGAGCATCTTGAGCCAATAGGTTCAAAAGAGCTGAAATCTATGTATGATCTAGAGTATTCAACTGCAACAATAAGAGGATATTTTAAAAAGCTTGGAGATGAAGGTTTTTTAGCTCAAGAACATGTAAGTAGTGGAAGAACTCCTACAAATGAAGCTTTAAAACAGTATTGGATAGGAAGATTAAATTTCAAGCTTAAAGGTATAAATATCAAAGCTTTAGAACATTTTGCAAAAAATATTGGATTAACAATTTTTTTACAAAAAGAAAGAAGTGATATCTTAGAGAATATTATAAATGTTGAGAGTAGATATATCATTTTAGAGTTTACAAATTTTGCAGTTAGTATAAAGTATAGTCAAGCTTTATACAAATTTTTGAGTGATTTTTTACAAATCTCTTTAGATGAAATTCTAAAAATTTCAAAAGATGTTGGAGCATATGAATTATATAATGCAATAAAACAATCTTTGCAAAATGATTTTGAAATATTTAACTATAAAGAGTTTTTAAATTTAGCTTTAAATTATGATTTTGATGAGTTTACAATTAATAGATTTCTTAAGGGAAATATTATGGAAGATTTGAAAGAAGGTCTATATTTTGATGGTTTGTTACCTCAAAATTATATTGGAATATGTAAATTCTGCAAAATCAATAATGAAGATTATAAGATGTTTATTGTTGGTGAGTTATCAAAAGATTATGAATACTTTTTTGAACAAATTACAAATTTTTAA
- a CDS encoding energy-coupling factor ABC transporter ATP-binding protein, translating into MSCSINLKNISYKKDDYVLFENVIIDLKHKEKIAIIGKNGVGKTTLLKIIAGLQTPSAGTIELFHNRINSSDDFEKFRDKIAYLPQNINSFFLTISVIEDVMFSLRTLGINKEEAYKKSIDILKKLDILHLENRVIYELSGGEKKIVALAAILVKEPEILLLDEPTNDLDESSEKRVLEILNNTEKSMIIVSHKQAFLDKLVSKTYHLEDKTLKY; encoded by the coding sequence ATGAGTTGTTCAATAAATTTAAAAAATATTTCATATAAAAAAGATGATTATGTATTGTTTGAAAATGTAATAATTGATTTAAAGCATAAAGAAAAGATAGCAATTATTGGGAAAAATGGTGTAGGTAAAACTACATTATTAAAAATTATAGCAGGATTACAAACTCCATCAGCTGGAACTATTGAACTTTTTCACAATAGAATAAATAGTAGTGATGATTTTGAAAAGTTTAGAGATAAAATAGCATATTTACCACAAAATATAAATAGCTTTTTTTTAACTATTAGTGTAATTGAAGATGTTATGTTCTCTTTAAGAACTCTTGGAATTAATAAAGAGGAAGCATATAAAAAAAGTATAGATATCTTAAAAAAACTAGATATTCTTCATTTAGAAAATAGAGTAATCTATGAATTAAGTGGAGGAGAGAAAAAAATTGTAGCATTAGCAGCTATTTTGGTTAAAGAGCCTGAGATATTACTTCTTGATGAACCTACAAATGACTTAGATGAAAGTAGTGAAAAGAGAGTTTTAGAAATTTTAAATAATACAGAAAAATCAATGATAATAGTGTCTCATAAACAAGCTTTTTTAGATAAGTTAGTCTCAAAAACATATCATTTAGAAGATAAAACTTTAAAATATTAA
- a CDS encoding energy-coupling factor transporter transmembrane component T family protein, giving the protein MRLNPAISLLSAVGFSLILSFSKFELFFILPIIFLIYLNYKNIINILKKLLFLNIFIVVLALFLYFESNINEALELFFKVNFILLFNLLLFYSSSGFDIVKAFMILRFPKKINSILYFTVKFIFDLNLELKSIKESLKARNFKARTDIFTYKTYGNIFGILFIKTIKNSESLKDTFKIRAFKDEIFLNYENSFKILDFILVVLLIIILLVKVVL; this is encoded by the coding sequence TTGAGACTAAACCCAGCTATCTCTTTATTGAGTGCAGTTGGATTTAGTTTGATTTTGAGTTTCTCAAAATTTGAACTTTTTTTTATACTTCCAATAATTTTCCTTATATATTTAAACTATAAAAATATTATAAATATTTTAAAGAAATTACTATTTTTAAATATCTTTATAGTTGTATTGGCTCTTTTTTTATATTTTGAAAGTAATATAAATGAAGCTTTAGAACTGTTCTTCAAAGTAAATTTTATACTTCTGTTTAATCTTTTACTTTTTTACTCTTCAAGTGGGTTTGATATTGTAAAAGCTTTTATGATATTGAGATTTCCAAAAAAAATTAACTCTATTTTATATTTTACAGTTAAGTTTATTTTTGATTTAAATCTTGAATTAAAAAGTATAAAAGAGTCTTTAAAAGCTAGAAATTTTAAAGCAAGAACAGATATATTTACATACAAAACATATGGAAATATTTTTGGAATCCTTTTTATAAAAACTATTAAAAATAGTGAAAGTTTAAAAGATACTTTTAAAATAAGAGCTTTTAAAGATGAGATTTTTTTAAACTATGAAAATAGTTTCAAAATTTTAGATTTTATTTTAGTAGTACTATTGATTATTATACTTTTAGTGAAGGTAGTTTTATGA
- a CDS encoding CbiM family transporter, with protein MHISDGVLSLEVTAVSTAVAFGFLVYSFKNLSNDKIALASSFSALFFIASFIHIPFGFTQIHLMLVGFIGIFLGSIAIFSISIALILQALLLGYGGLSSIGANILIIAVPAYLVFLLFKIEILKKLNEKVKFFLIGFIGVLIPTIIMFILLIFSKEEYKNAAYSIIIVNIPTMILEALITLFLFLYVKKAMPNLFKGLNI; from the coding sequence ATGCATATTAGTGATGGTGTTTTAAGCCTTGAGGTTACAGCAGTTAGTACAGCTGTAGCTTTTGGTTTTTTAGTTTACTCTTTTAAAAATTTATCAAATGATAAAATAGCATTGGCATCTTCGTTTAGTGCTTTATTTTTTATAGCTTCATTTATTCATATTCCTTTTGGTTTTACTCAAATTCATCTAATGCTTGTAGGTTTTATTGGAATATTTTTAGGAAGTATTGCAATATTTTCTATATCAATTGCACTTATTCTTCAAGCTTTACTTTTGGGATATGGTGGATTAAGTTCTATAGGAGCAAATATTTTGATTATAGCTGTTCCTGCATATTTGGTATTTTTGTTATTTAAAATAGAGATTCTTAAAAAACTAAATGAAAAAGTTAAATTCTTTTTAATTGGTTTTATTGGAGTACTTATTCCTACAATTATTATGTTTATACTTCTGATTTTTTCAAAAGAAGAGTATAAAAATGCTGCATATTCTATAATTATAGTAAATATACCAACTATGATATTAGAAGCTTTAATCACACTTTTCTTATTTTTATATGTAAAAAAAGCGATGCCAAATCTATTTAAAGGATTAAATATATGA
- a CDS encoding DUF4198 domain-containing protein gives MKKIISLLALASLFANAHFLTLLPSTDNVEDKKDAKIELDTMFIHPFDQSGMNMEKPKGIFVNSTKNSLPLTETKKFDHKAWTTSYEIKTPGVYKFFVQPEPYFEEAEDLFISHVPKVIVSSFGVQEGWDEPIGLKYEIVPLTKPFALYSGNLFQGVFLKDGKPQANISVEVELYNEAGIKAPTEMHTTQTVKTDKNGVFSFVMNQKGWWGFAGLMVENEKELNGKKYPIENGALIWIKAH, from the coding sequence TTCTTAACTCTTCTTCCAAGTACGGACAATGTTGAAGATAAAAAAGATGCAAAAATAGAATTAGATACTATGTTTATTCACCCTTTTGATCAAAGTGGTATGAATATGGAAAAACCAAAAGGAATTTTTGTAAATAGTACTAAAAACTCATTGCCTTTAACGGAGACAAAAAAGTTTGATCACAAAGCTTGGACTACAAGTTATGAGATTAAAACACCAGGTGTTTATAAGTTTTTTGTACAACCAGAGCCGTATTTTGAGGAAGCAGAAGATCTATTTATCAGCCATGTTCCAAAAGTTATAGTTAGTTCATTTGGTGTACAAGAAGGATGGGATGAGCCAATTGGTTTAAAATATGAGATTGTCCCTCTTACAAAACCATTTGCTTTATACTCTGGAAATCTTTTTCAAGGAGTTTTTCTAAAAGATGGAAAACCACAAGCTAATATTAGTGTTGAGGTTGAACTATACAATGAAGCTGGTATTAAAGCTCCAACAGAAATGCATACTACTCAAACTGTAAAAACAGATAAAAATGGAGTTTTCTCTTTTGTTATGAACCAAAAAGGTTGGTGGGGATTTGCTGGTTTAATGGTAGAAAATGAAAAAGAGCTAAATGGAAAAAAATATCCTATTGAAAATGGTGCATTAATTTGGATAAAAGCACACTAA